GGGGTCGGGCGTCGCGTCGTCGAGTTCGCGCTCCACCGCCACCGACGGCTCGGGGACGTCACCGCCGTAGGCGTAGGCGGCGTAGGCGATGCCCACCACGCCGGCGAGCAACAGCGCCGGCTGTCGGGGTGAGACGAGAATCGCCAGGCTACCGGCCAGGAGCGCGAACGCTTCGACGCCCGTCCAGCGGTTCGTCTCGAAGGCGCTCACCGTCTCCCCTCCTGAATCGCCACGAGCTCGTCGACGACGCGGCGGGCGCTCCGCGCGAACGGCGACTCGGTGCGGAACATCGCCCGGAGTCGGGAGGCGAGCGACGGACGGGGCGGCGACTCCTGCAGCGCGGCGGCCGCGACCGGGTCGTCGGTCCACGTCCCGGCGTCGAGCCGCGCCTCCGCCTCCTCGAGCGTCAGTCCACCGTAACCCGTCAGCGTCTCCAGCGCCGCCTCGCGGAGGCGTTCTCGGACTCGCTCTTGTTTCTGTGCGCGTCCCAGCGAGCGCCCGCTCGCGGAGTCGATGTCGATGTCGTCGCCCGGCGTCGGCACGTGGTATCGGAGCTCCGGGTCGTCGGTCTTCGTCGCGTGAAACGGCGTCTTGCGGCGCTTCAGACCGTACCGGACGCCCTGGACGAGCGCGAGCGCGCCGACGAGCGTCACGACGAGGTAGTCGAGGTCGAACAGTCCGGCGAGACCCCGGTCGGCGACGACGGCGAACCCGAACACCGTCGCGAGAAGACCGACGAACGCGGTGACGGTCCTCACCGTCGCTCACCACCGTCGGTGCCTTCGCTACCTTCGCCGTAGGCCGACTCGATACGCCGAAGCGCGGCCACCGCACGCTGCTCGCGCTCGGCGGTCACCTCACCGTCGCCGTACCGAACGTGTTCGAAGATGTCGGTGAGTTCGCGCACGTCCTCGCGGGCCATCCCGGCGTCCTTGGCGGCGGCGGCGAACTCCGACGGCGTGCTCGTCCGTGGGTTGTCGACGTCGAGCAGGCCGGTCATCTCGACCCACGC
This genomic stretch from Haloprofundus salilacus harbors:
- a CDS encoding DUF7269 family protein, with the translated sequence MRTVTAFVGLLATVFGFAVVADRGLAGLFDLDYLVVTLVGALALVQGVRYGLKRRKTPFHATKTDDPELRYHVPTPGDDIDIDSASGRSLGRAQKQERVRERLREAALETLTGYGGLTLEEAEARLDAGTWTDDPVAAAALQESPPRPSLASRLRAMFRTESPFARSARRVVDELVAIQEGRR